TATCTGGGTGTCACTCACAAAAAAATGACTGTGGTAATACCGTGGTACTTTGACATATCCCctctagtctctctctctctctctctctctctctctctctctctctctctctctctctctctctctctctctctctctctctctctctctctctctctatgggaCTGGAGCAGTCTGGGATAGCTGGACATTCCTCACATAAGTCCACTGATGTGAAGCACAGCCAAAGAAAACAGCAGATCTCAGTCTTGGCACACAAGTGGACCGCATGAATTAAACTTGCTGTACTGTAGGCCTTGGACAGTAAAGCACTTAAAAACAAAGAGattaatttgttcatttatatCTGAGAATCATTAGTGCTCAGACAGAAGAATAACACATCTACAGTTCTGTCTCTCTTCTCTCCTCGTTGCACTACAATTCTACTGTCCTTTACTTtaaaccttgtgctgtgttttgtGTTAACACATTTTGTGATCcctttgtcagcaaattaaaaagctttaTTTACTGTAAGAATAACAGCTATATGCATTGTAcagtccagattctaagctttaaaattattaaaatgattatcatgtatatatatatatgtgtgtgtggtgtgtgtgtgtctgtgttgtgtgtgtgtgtggtgtgtgtgtgtctgtgttgtgtgtgattgtgtgtgtgtgtgattgtgtgtgttgtgtgtggtgtgtgtgtgtctgtgttgtgtgtgattgtgtgtgtggtgtgtgtgtgtctgtgttgtgtgtgattgtgtgtgtggtgtgtgtgtgtctgtgttgtgtgtgattgtgtgtgtgtgtgtctgtgcatgtgtgagactgtgtgtgtgtgtgtttgagagtggtttgtgtgtgtgtgagtgatgtgtgtgtttgtgtgcgtgcgtgtgtgtgtttgagagtggtctgtgtgtgtgtgtgtgagtgatgtgtgtgttcgtgtgtatgtgtgtttgtgcgtgcgtgtgtgtttgagagtggtttgtgtttgtttgtgtgtgtgtatgtgagtgtgggagtgtgtgattgtgtgtgtgtgtgtgtgtgtgtctgtgcatgtgtgagtgtgagactgtgttttgtgtgtgtgtgtgtgtgtgtgtgtgtgtgtgtgcgtgcgtgtggttTAGAGTTTTctgagtttgtatgtgtgtgtgtgtgtgtgtgtgtgtgtgtgagactgtgtgtgtgtgtgtttgtgagtgatttgtgtgtgtgtgatgtgtgtgtgtgtgtgtgtgtgtgtgtttgagagtggtttgtgtgtgtgtgagtgatgtgtgtgtttatgtgcgtgcgtgcgtgtgtgtgtttgagagtggtctgtgtgtgtgtgtgtgagtgatgtgtgtgttcgtgtgtatgtgtgtttgtgcgtgcgtgtgtgtgtgtttgagagtggtttgtgtttgtttgtgtgtgtgtgagtgtggagtgtgtgcgcgtgcgtgcgtgcgtgcgtgtgtgtgagtgtgagtgtgtgcgcgcgcgtgcgtgcgtgtgtgtgtgtgctcatctaaaggattgtgatgctcctgaacacttcatatttctgtattttattgtCTAGTAGTCCATTGATTTTTTTACTGTGTTTCGAGATATACTATATGTAAACAAAGTCAATTAACTTTATTCTAATTGGATGAAGAAAACAAATCAAGAAAAAGAAATGTCATCACAACACCACATGGGTTAACCCATTTTATTTATCTCAAACATGTTGCTATCAACGTACTTCACTACTTTAGGGTTATTTAATCCTTTTACAGCAGTTCCAATACAATGTTGTTGACAAAATTTCACTCTGCTCTGACATACAAAGAGGCAGACTTATTgattaattaagactttattaagaGGAATATTACCAAAACATAACGTAATGAATGATACACATTTAACTGTAGGAAACTcaaaggaatgttcctggttcaatacaagttaagctgtcttgacagcatttgtggcataatgttaattacagataattacagtttttctcaatcgatttggCACATTTACTGAAACAAACGTACAATTGTCAAAACTCTAAATACAATCCTCACATCACGTGATACATTCAGCACACCACTCTATGACCTGCAAAATATGATGACTCAATCAAAAGAATGAACACATGTTTCTAATGTAAATAAATCCATCAATGAATAAATCATTGTCATCAGAACAAAAGGTTTATCATTGCTTAGACCAAGAATGCAAAGACATCTTGTCAAATGACAGTGTACTCTGAAAGTGTGATAGTTACCCACTATCAGGGAtggactggcaatctggaataccgggcattttcctggtgggccgacgcactttgtggccgatcaggggcagactggccctcgagagaactgagcgggctggtTGGTCGGCTGCTAAACGGGCCGAATGGTGCCACGATAAGCTAATATAAGCTGCTGCATTATACAGAACAGacctgcgatatgcagaaaaggaccgcaAACAACCCCCCACCCTCCTCAACAACTTTCAGCTgaacaacccccccaccccccaccccccatgcATGTAAAATCcttggccgatttctcttcctgGTCCAGCCCTGCCCACTATGTAATATTGTCCAATTGCTAACATGGTATATGTAGGCAgcggaataaaaaaatattcacctCCATGCAGAAAATAACTCCTCAATGGGATTTAGGAATGGGGAGTATGGTGGGAGAAACTCCATCAAACAATGTGGGTGTGCAACAAACCATTCCCAGACTGTATTTGAACGATGGAAACTTGCACTGTCCCAAACTATAACATACGTTGGCAAGTCATTTCTTACCAAccagagttttagaagaatatctcagctctgtaggtccatacaatgcaagtgaatggtggctagaactttgaagctccaaaaagcacataaaggcagcattagaGTAACCATACaagtccagtgttttaatccatgtcttctgaggtgatatgataagtgtgggggagaaacacATCTatatttaagtcttgttttactataaatcttgacatcagcggtCTCCTTGGCGATCTTGATTTCAAGCTCCATCTAGTGATGGCAGAAACAAAGCTTTCTGGAAACGTTGAGACATTTGAACCAATTGCTTCATAAAACGATTCACTGTTTCAAAGCGCTCAAAACATCGAACACTGCCGGGCATAAGCAAGTCAAATGACGCAATGCATTGGAAATCATTTACTGACATATTTGTATTTGTCCTAAATTTTATATGGTTGTCTATAATATCCTGGAATAAACAGATCTGAATATTTGGAGAATATGTAGACCTTCATATATAAGTTGGCCTTTGtatgattaatgttttaaaataattttaaataccaaaacaatattttgttttgtatattttacTCTATTCTATATAAATCTATACCccatgtgattttaaaataaaaagtgaagtATGTTGAACCGCCTCTGGGCAACATTAATTCATATTCAATGAACATGTCTGACAGGAGATTATACTTGTTTGTTCAGTTAAACTTGGATCCCATCTTGCTCAAACTTGCCTCTACCCTGAGGAAATGTGTAAAAACACTTTCCCATCCATACAGTTTGATTTTATTGATAATAAAAACCTTgcaataaacatacaaaaatgccTACATATGAGCTTGTTTATACATCTTGCAACATAGTCCTTTTGCAAAGCCAACTGGTGCTGGAGAGTCGATTCTTATGCTATATGGATAAATTCAGTGCGCACTGCACTAATGTTGCAACGCTTTTAAACGTTCCTTATGCGTCGCATCCTGCGTGACGTCACTGCGGTTTGTCGACTATATAAGCCGCGAGACTGCGCACTGAGAGATTGTTTGTGCTGCTGGTGTTATACTGACGACAAAATGGTGCAACTTTCTAAAACTGGAACGAGAGACACGCTGAAAGGTGGACATCTTCCTGCAGGtatgcatatttattttcattgtcaacgcttaaaaataaaatagtttagttTGCTTAAATGTAATGAGGCTTCGAGGGCGGAGCGGTTTTAGTCGCGTGAGATTTATCATCGCACTTCTGTTTTACAAGTCATGAcgcatgtgatgtatttcatatCGAATGCATGGTATTCGATGTTATTTTAGTAATGCATGTGTTTGGGATTGCTTTGGGGTGTGATATGAGAGCAAAACAAACTTcgacacttttttttctttttttactacgTCATTTACGGGATATGCGCGTTAAAGACTTTATAGTTTCAATTTCTGCTTCTGCGATGAAATAATGCGATTAGCGCAGTAAAACTTATTTATTTAACGCTGGTTCCACACCAGTTAACTTTATTAATCACTCTCTGGCTGTGTTTTAAAACTTAGTGCGTTGCATATTTCGACAGCAGTCTGAACGCTACAGTATGGAAGCCCATTTCCgccaaaaacaattatttaaatttattgcaaaaatgtatgccaaaattcaaatttaattgagcattgcagcacaaaatggaattgaattaaaactaatatatatatatatatataaaaatcttatttttgttaaatattagTTTATggaatttttttacattgtagttagtgatgctccgatcaggatttttACAACTGATCACCGATCTTCTTGTCACCTGATTGGCTGATGCCACtcatttcaccttttatcaggATCTGTCATAACTGGCTAATTATAAGCTTTATGCACATTTTCACTATTAAATAAATGTTCCTATTCCCAGTAATATCactttgcctagtttttgctgacaaGTTTAAAAGGCTTAAAGCGTATCAGTTCACACTGTTTTCCCATTGCATAGTCACGTGTGAAATGCCAcattaaagctgcgtacacactgccagcgacattgcgtgagacagcgacaccatcccattcattttcaatgagagcacagcgacttccggcgacacaatctgtcgcgaccattggtgattagatgtgggcgtgtccagcgacgcgacaaagttgagacaagttcaactttattcaaacgaagagcgactaacggaagcgacagccaataggagagaagacgggagagctcacgtgatctctctctctctcagctcctgcagtaatggaaagatggatgaaaggataattcttgctgttagcaattttccagtgctgtatgatatgtctcttcccacgtacaaggacatttttaagaaaatactacgtggaaaggtgtatctgagatcgcagagatttttgtggacccagacagaccggcatttgcattttcgccgcagataaacagccgctatggcaaacagcacgccttgtttctcattcatctttgatataaagcattttatgtactgattcatttatatttagtcttccctccaaaatgtttgtttttagcgccaagaaaagagattcgctgtcaacagcaatggaatgacatccgtgaatgtcatttataaacgttactaggcaaccagtagtgggaacgcccactagcaacTTCACcgctggcgacctgcagcgacaaagtcgctggcagtgtgaacgcagcttaagctGTTCGCACTGCCAGCGAAAaaacatctcattcattttcgatgagagctggcgacttcagGCAATGCGACCGTTGGCGAGCCGATGTGGGCGTGTCCACCGACATGACGAAGTTGAGAAATTTTGCTCttcatgcaaatgaagagcgactttcgagAGAGACGGCCAATAGAATAGAAAGATGGTTGAgttcacgtgatcctaatattttaataataacgtTGATAGTAAAGAAACGGTGCTCCCCATAGACACCATTAGCGACCTgaccgccagccactggtgacatgcagcgacaaagtagctggcagtgtgaacgcagctttagcaGTACAGTACAAAAACGTTTTGCATTTGCCCTACCTGTCACACGTCATCTTCCTTAACTGCTGAATTAAGTTTATTGTCTTGCAACACTGCCGGTATTCCACACTCCGCGTGTCTTTTACGACATGAGCATGACTGCCGTGTGCATTTTCCACTTTCTCTTTTAGATTTATAAGTTGAAGCACCTTTTTCCAGCAATTTTTCCTAAAATTATATGTCGTGAAAGTAATCGATACAGCGCAATAGACAGATTATAATTTTAAGAATTATTAAATGGTTTCcaagagttttggttattcatgtttttgaaacgttaccaacataaaaaaaatgtgtgtagttCATTAGGAGGGTTCGGTGTTTTTTCCGATTATCCCGATTTGCATTCGGAtgctatttaatttttaaatcgtGATTTTGCCAATTTTTACAAGTGCTGTAGTTGCATTGTAAATCCACCAAATGCTGAATAAGAGCGCGGATTCATTGCATGCGCTTGTGCGTGCAAATTAACGTGACCGGTTAACAACACTGAGACCGATATAAAAGACAGCGGAAATATTCCCAGTATGATTGTACACcatgtgattgtagctcagcaTCATCATGCTGGTATTTAAGGTCTTAAGACCGTAGCTGGCCTCTGTGTGCACATGTTGAAGGACGGTCTTTTCTTTTTACCCTTAAAACGTTACATGACATTTATGGGTGCATTTCAAATCAAAATATGGGAGAATCGAACATCTGTCGCTCTTTTTGCCATGATGATTCGGATAGATCGCCAATTATTGCTTTCTGTGACGTGTTTCAAGAGTAATGCGTCTATCGCCAACATTTGGCAAGCGATCATTTTTGACAAACTTGAATTGTAATGTGAAATTTCATATTGCTTACTGCTCAGAGTAAACCACTAGAGGGCGTGTCTATCTTTAGGGGTTTATAAACGTATACGTttactttctagataaactttaTAATTTATGGATAGTGACTTCTAGATATACTTTGTTTAGATCAAATTAACACCTACCTGGCTAATTATTTAGCAGTTTTCTCATTTACACACTGACAACAAagtggccccattgacttccattgtaagtgcctcactggaagtGAGGAGTGCCACGCAAGGTGCTaatctgccattgggagcaactctgggttcagtgtcttgcccaaggtcacttcggcatgtggagtcatgtgggccgggaatcgaaccaccgaccctgcgattagtggccgaccacctgagccacagctgccccaaatGATCAAATGttccatttttattattgtattaagcAACTTTGTTGCCTCATCTCCATGACCAAATTTAAACGTACCTGTGACCCGCCATTTGAGAGCCGCTGGTCTAGAGCGTTTGACCTTTTAGACTGTACTTATAAGCATGGAGGGACTCTTTCATACTAGTAATGGGTTTCTTTGAAGCTCCTTTGTGTAAGAATCTTTCAAAACATTGTTGATCATCCATTCGTTATTCATTGTGCATGTTTTGTGTTTAGTGAAAGCAGGAGGGAAAAGAGTTGTGAAGAAATGTGGTGAAGATAATGCAAATATGGAGAAAGAGGCCAGGAAACCTGATAAATCCAGGTACAGTACCACCAACAAGTGATTCAAACTGAAACATACAGCTAAAAATTCATCAGTCCGTTCCAGGACTACTTCAAACTATGAGTTTTAGTCTCAGTTTCTAGTTTAGTTTATGCATCAATTTTGAGTGCATTAAATCAATGAACGGTTCAGTTGAACTCTGTGTTGACTCTTTGAATGTGAAGTTTAATTCGTGTCCATGTATGTCCATGTCTTTTCCAGGTTCCTGCTCGCCACCTCCAGAATGcaacacctgagtcttctcctgGTTGGTCCACTTGAGAAGGTTTGTTGCATTCTTGTTCCCACCATCTGTTTGAATTTATTTGACATATTTCAGGTTTGATACAAGTTGaactcgacagcatttgtgacagtgttgattaccactagggctgggacaacgcccGACAAAAAATatgtcgacgcaaaatatgcgcgtcgattcgtgggacccaaaacaaagatggcggtgccggagagtagtagcaacacgagtggctcctcagactatcagaagtgcaaggcactcgttcctctaaagtatgggaattattttaaattaaaggaaaaaaattccgtgatatgtcatctttgcaaaatggagatggctttccattctagcaccacggcaatgcaccagcacctgaagaggcgccgcgCGCGCGTGCGCACACAccgtattcttaaggtgaaaggaaagtgtcagagtgcaagttgttatttgcatgtgaatgaagatgctttttttcagtatgttcaacataaatgttgaattctgaatgtttattttcattatttatttttagttggaaaagcactttctgtattagcttaaagcccacaagtttacaatagttactgtattctttcagtagctctaaacaagtattttgggtgacatttttattttttttattgaatgctagacatcaagttgttgtttttattctgaaagaagaattacaagatgcactttttttcagtaagctaggccgatgtgttttcaaggcttcaaggttttattgaatgttacctctgactaagaatgcattactttgcccttgtatagtcttttattttggaattttaagagcaataaacatatattgcaatgttaagtaATTCATTTTTCCATTCAGATAtgcaaatcaacatgtataaattgctattagtcaattaatggggagataatcgaaatcgaatcggactggaaaaaatattcgctagattaatcgtttaaaatataatcttttatcccagccctaattacCACAAAACAATTTTGACTCCCATTAAAATTCATAATTTGGGTTACAGCAAgtctcttacaatggaagtcaacgaGGACcgatctgtaaacgttaaaattcttggtgtttcaaaagtataatcacaagatgtaaacaatatgcatgttaacattattttagtgcgCTAAAATTGCTAAATAACCGTTTGTGTTGTATACAATTTTGCAACTCAATTCTTACAGACCTGatgttttgtaattttatattttttttatattatatttttatgaatatttcataGCTTTgcgtttactatcacaggatatcgaTTTCTTTGTGTATTACAAGATAAATAAGTACtctattcatacaaataaacattattgCATTGATTTTCAACAATGAATGATCAATCAACTGATGAATTATCAGTATTTATGCATGCAcgcatgttgttttttttactcaaggtggcgctgttgtgtcagtgatttatatttgacatttatttttagtaGCAGTTATCAGTTTATTGATGTGTGTTGAAATGCACTCAATAGCACAAACTACGGTTTAGTAAAATTAAATCCGTTggtcttttctgcatatcgcttcGGCATATCGTGCCgcagttttgtggcccgttctgca
The Xyrauchen texanus isolate HMW12.3.18 chromosome 14, RBS_HiC_50CHRs, whole genome shotgun sequence genome window above contains:
- the dap1b gene encoding death associated protein 1b, translated to MVQLSKTGTRDTLKGGHLPAVKAGGKRVVKKCGEDNANMEKEARKPDKSRFLLATSRMQHLSLLLVGPLEKLGHDFPETPVSVRHSKVRPSMEKPHVQRSFCIQQPRKM